Proteins encoded together in one Lathyrus oleraceus cultivar Zhongwan6 chromosome 5, CAAS_Psat_ZW6_1.0, whole genome shotgun sequence window:
- the LOC127082271 gene encoding uncharacterized protein LOC127082271, which yields MKDNVKVPYYISRVIQFINEMKLCGETLSDERIIEVRYVIIKESKAWDWSKSQSNFGVVLTSEDTLELKGFEDESESEDDSEGNSEGEFGSEGESESEDEFDSDPDSDGDSDSSEDPDSGNILDSEDGHASKGGTFGVPTSDNVPASEEDSEQVHMLQRIRQISRRFEEIYEFEGESYSDGDSASKDESESDGDSESEDESESDNISEAE from the exons ATGAAGGACAATGTGAAGGTACCTTActacatctctagagtgattcAATTCATAAATGAGATGAAGTTgtgtggagaaactctctctGATGAAAGGATCATTGAAGTg AGATATGTCATTATTAAGGAATCAAAAGCGTGGGATTGGAGTAAATCTCAATCCAACTTTGGTGTAGTGCTAACTTCTGAAGATACTCTAGAGCTCAAAGGTTTTGAAGATGAGTCAGAATCAGAAGATGATTCTGAAGGTAACTCTGAAGGTGAGTTTGGCTCTGAAGGTGAGTCTGAATCTGAAGATGAATTTGATTCTGATCcagattctgatggtgattcGGACTCTAGTGAAGATCCAGACTCTGGGAATATTCTAGACTCTGAAGATGGTCATGCCTCAAAAGGTGGTACTTTTGGGGTTCCAACATCTGATAACGTTCCAGCGTCTGAAGAAGATTCTGAACAAGTTCATATGTTACAAAGAATCAGACAAATATCAAGGAGATTTGAAGAGATTTATGAATTTGAAGGAGAATCTTATTCTGATGGGGATTCTGCCTCTAAAGATGAGTCAGAGTCTGACGGGGATTCTGAGtctgaagatgagtcagagtcTGATAATATCTCTGAAGCTGAATAA